Proteins from a genomic interval of Streptococcus sp. D7B5:
- the brnQ gene encoding branched-chain amino acid transport system II carrier protein, with protein MAKKGALTGLLLFGIFFGAGNLIFPPSLGALSGEHFLPAIAGFVFSGVGIAVLTLIIGTLNPKGYIYEISKKISPWFATLYLAVLYLSIGPFFAIPRTATTAYEVGISPLLSEANKGLGLIIFTVLYFAAAYLISLNPSKILDRIGRILTPVFALLIVILVVLGAFKYGGTSPQVASEAYQASAFGTGFLEGYNTLDALASVAFSVIAVQTLKQLGFSSKKEYISTIWVVGIVVALAFSALYIGLGFLGNHFPVPAEAMKGGTPGVYILSQATQEIFGSTAQLFLAVMVTVTCFTTTVGLIVSTAEFFNGRFPQISYKVYATAFTLIGFAIANLGLDAIIKYSIPVLVILYPITIAIVMIVIVNKFVPLSKPGMQLTMGVVTGIAVASVLGSSFKIEFLENLVNALPFASASLPWLVPAIIGILLSLVLPNKQESDVFEME; from the coding sequence ATGGCTAAAAAAGGTGCCCTGACAGGCTTGCTCCTGTTTGGAATATTTTTTGGTGCGGGGAACTTGATTTTTCCGCCTTCTCTAGGTGCTCTATCTGGAGAACACTTTCTTCCTGCCATCGCAGGTTTTGTATTTTCGGGTGTTGGGATTGCTGTCCTAACGCTCATCATCGGAACGCTCAATCCTAAAGGATACATTTATGAGATTTCTAAGAAAATCTCACCTTGGTTTGCGACTCTTTATCTTGCAGTCCTCTATCTATCGATTGGCCCATTCTTTGCCATTCCACGTACAGCAACAACAGCTTATGAGGTCGGTATCAGCCCTCTCTTGTCTGAAGCAAATAAAGGCCTAGGATTGATTATCTTTACCGTGCTTTACTTTGCCGCAGCCTATCTGATTTCACTCAATCCATCAAAGATTTTGGATCGTATCGGACGAATCTTGACACCAGTCTTTGCTTTGCTTATCGTTATCTTAGTTGTACTAGGTGCCTTTAAATATGGTGGAACCAGTCCCCAAGTAGCTTCAGAAGCCTATCAAGCATCTGCTTTCGGAACAGGATTCCTAGAGGGATATAACACCTTGGATGCCCTTGCCTCAGTAGCTTTTAGTGTGATTGCTGTTCAAACCTTAAAACAACTTGGATTCTCCAGTAAGAAAGAATACATCTCAACTATTTGGGTTGTTGGTATCGTTGTAGCTCTTGCTTTTAGCGCTCTTTACATCGGTTTAGGATTCCTTGGAAATCATTTTCCAGTACCGGCAGAAGCCATGAAGGGTGGAACTCCAGGTGTTTATATCTTGTCACAAGCAACTCAGGAAATCTTTGGTTCAACGGCTCAACTCTTCCTTGCTGTCATGGTAACTGTAACCTGCTTCACAACGACAGTTGGTTTGATTGTGTCGACAGCAGAGTTCTTTAACGGTCGCTTCCCACAAATCAGCTACAAGGTCTATGCAACTGCCTTTACCTTGATTGGATTTGCTATTGCAAATCTTGGGCTTGATGCGATTATCAAGTACTCCATTCCAGTACTGGTAATCTTGTATCCAATCACTATTGCCATTGTGATGATTGTGATTGTTAATAAGTTTGTACCCCTATCAAAACCGGGTATGCAACTAACAATGGGAGTTGTCACAGGAATCGCTGTTGCAAGTGTTCTTGGAAGCTCCTTTAAGATTGAGTTTCTAGAAAATCTGGTTAATGCCCTTCCGTTTGCGTCAGCCTCTCTTCCATGGCTAGTGCCAGCTATTATCGGAATCTTGCTTTCGCTGGTTCTACCAAACAAACAAGAGAGTGATGTTTTTGAGATGGAATAA
- a CDS encoding uracil-DNA glycosylase family protein — protein MSQIERIKQAIMADPQNTSYTERGIEPLFAAPKTARINIVGQAPGLKTQEAGIYWKDKSGDRLREWLGVDEDTFYNSGYFAVLPMDFYFPGHGKSGDLPPRTGFAEKWHPQLLQELPDIQLTLLIGQYAQAYYLHEKVSGKVTERVKHYKDYLPEFFPLVHPSPRNQIWMAKNPWFESEVVPDLKKRIQKILGETK, from the coding sequence ATGTCTCAAATTGAAAGAATCAAGCAAGCCATTATGGCGGATCCGCAAAATACCAGCTATACAGAACGCGGAATCGAACCTCTCTTTGCGGCGCCAAAAACTGCCCGTATCAATATTGTCGGTCAGGCTCCTGGGCTTAAAACGCAAGAAGCTGGGATTTATTGGAAGGATAAGAGTGGCGATCGCTTGCGTGAGTGGCTAGGTGTGGATGAGGACACCTTTTACAATTCAGGTTATTTTGCAGTTCTGCCCATGGATTTCTACTTTCCGGGGCATGGCAAGTCAGGCGACCTTCCACCTCGTACAGGTTTTGCAGAAAAATGGCATCCGCAACTCTTGCAAGAGTTGCCCGATATCCAATTAACTCTCTTGATTGGACAATATGCCCAAGCCTATTATTTACATGAAAAAGTTAGTGGCAAGGTGACAGAACGGGTAAAACACTACAAAGACTATCTACCAGAATTTTTCCCTCTGGTGCACCCCTCACCACGAAATCAAATCTGGATGGCCAAAAATCCTTGGTTTGAGTCAGAAGTAGTGCCCGATTTGAAAAAAAGAATTCAAAAGATTCTTGGAGAAACAAAATGA
- a CDS encoding rhodanese-like domain-containing protein, which produces MKEITFNDFYQLYQNEQLSLVDVREVEEFQTLHLEGAQNLPLSQLADTYEQLDKDQLYYVICKSGMRSARACQFLAEQGYDVINVQGGMTAFENL; this is translated from the coding sequence ATGAAAGAAATTACTTTTAACGATTTTTACCAGCTTTATCAAAATGAGCAACTTTCTCTAGTGGACGTGAGAGAAGTAGAAGAGTTCCAGACGCTTCATTTAGAAGGTGCTCAGAATCTTCCGCTTAGTCAATTGGCTGATACTTATGAACAACTAGACAAAGACCAGCTTTACTACGTGATTTGTAAATCAGGAATGCGTTCAGCGCGTGCTTGTCAATTTCTAGCTGAACAGGGTTATGACGTTATCAATGTCCAAGGTGGAATGACGGCCTTTGAAAATCTTTAA
- a CDS encoding DUF1307 domain-containing protein codes for MKTYVKTSLTLVASLVLLLGCSKQASTPASSSSKEDKTTQSSETKQSSQQSSEKKDETKNYIFVHNSNPGRTSTLTYTVKGDDVVKQEVYNVFDPEILDKSAEEIKELIVKTYKKEEGLKGITQNIEFKDGKVIHSMEVDMTVVNLEEMKKAMPNEVSGSGSRVSFLKTRKMLKEAGYTEQTN; via the coding sequence ATGAAAACTTATGTTAAAACTTCACTAACCCTTGTGGCTTCACTTGTCCTCCTACTCGGATGTTCCAAACAAGCATCAACACCTGCTAGCAGCAGTAGCAAAGAAGACAAAACAACTCAGTCAAGCGAGACCAAACAAAGCAGCCAACAATCATCTGAGAAGAAAGATGAGACAAAAAACTACATTTTTGTTCACAATAGCAATCCCGGAAGAACTTCTACCTTGACATACACTGTTAAGGGGGATGATGTTGTAAAACAAGAAGTCTATAATGTTTTTGATCCTGAAATACTTGACAAGTCAGCAGAAGAGATTAAAGAACTTATCGTGAAAACTTATAAAAAGGAGGAAGGACTTAAAGGTATTACACAAAATATCGAATTCAAAGATGGAAAAGTCATCCATAGCATGGAGGTTGACATGACTGTTGTGAATCTCGAAGAGATGAAAAAAGCAATGCCAAATGAAGTTTCTGGCTCTGGAAGCCGTGTAAGTTTCCTAAAAACTAGAAAAATGCTTAAAGAGGCTGGTTATACTGAACAAACCAACTAA